From a region of the Penaeus vannamei isolate JL-2024 chromosome 32, ASM4276789v1, whole genome shotgun sequence genome:
- the Ac13E gene encoding adenylate cyclase type 9 isoform X3 produces MVSGSGGHNGGAAGEGGAVLEEEEAIRISLTPHLHALMMASHRRNSCCPLLFERAADTWWDPRFDSEILEGQYQRSSLPTLTVRFRYALIYVIVSSLTWTLYWAISRTSHWPSCLAVAVTLAFSSVFQLIYTRTKSYQSHQRIVSIVMSVSLMLVSLLPYSLHRSTPNDDLSSVSMFAICIEVRMRGTFMSIGQSLLVRRQLEIEKTLKEKMIHSVMPPKVADWLMKETAAEENDDVTHYREDGAILRPVSSPRPSHTSGLDSMFRPFNMHGMDNVSILFADIVGFTRMSSNKTAEQLVDLLNDLFGRFDDLCQKHCCEKISTLGDCYYSVSGCPEPRPDHAECCVNMGLAMIEAIREFDIDTNEDVNMRVGVHTGKVLCGIVGTKRFKFDVWSNDVTLANQMESTGKPGQVHISDATLTFLPKDMYIIIEGSDVKGYKTHFITGYKLKPMDRREKSNDHYNSHKDNKKASSLPNILDCGKEADGNGNMKAKPDLEGTKSRRSLAPAIDLPRLRIPRLPRSSDKAKVKTASLPKIGSKQENNKSAEWSELWSGGDLEEGLGPGYGNSPSTLTPTYTSTPTTLPPSPQPPPPTPHTPTAPDLPEDTLAMPHLPRGGLQNSWGSVTGKDPRKDSGIRSRRSSIQAQIFAINGMSPGDLLTHRVSGYYTSSQSSVAENKLAEMGESVSGAEPSSIPLNESLTRFHQLRKQSDLELIKCVQRDTNHRQYILAPPLSQLTLFFVDEELEKQYRQQTHQPRHDSPPTLASSHFNTYFDILVSVLVYIVVSFSLFVLFPYSQSWLILCLLSTCWHLLLLVVCSPQVVRGENYVPSSSRTYSLYSKLTRWRPWHACGASLICLPLAAVFSNFSCWSMWVSGDRYSLKFFCYLAFVATIHLCNFTQLNCWMKNILASIGTVVLLVLIEPSFCIREQINGNFTNDNNTVSEHEEYESIEYREEVMAAVLLLVLVWFLNREFEISYRLSFHGSVMAIKDKVRVQTMKDQAEWLLHNIIPRHVADSIKSTAKYSENHKDVAVMFASIVNFNELYDEDYLGGKEYLRVLNELVADMDELLSQDEFKNIEKIKTIGSTYMAAAGLDAKVRAENTDAHQHIFELVEFALAMQKVIDDFNQDLIEFNLILRIGLNFGDVTAGVIGTTKLYYDIWGDAVNIASRMDSTGVPGRIQVSGACAAILNRRYELERRGPVFVKGKDNMDVYLLKGRKDDT; encoded by the exons ATGGTATCTGGGAGTGGGGGTCACAATGGAGGGGCGGCAGGTGAGGGAGGAGccgtgttggaggaggaggaagccatcagaatctccctcaccccccacctccatgcCCTCATGATGGCCTCACATCGACGCAACTCCTGCTGTCCTCTGCTGTTTGAGAGGGCGGCCGACACTTGGTGGGATCCTAG ATTTGATAGTGAAATCCTTGAGGGTCAGTACCAGAGATCTTCTCTACCAACCCTGACAGTACGGTTCCGCTATGCACTAATATATGTTATAGTGAGCAGTCTTACCTGGACTTTGTATTGGGCAATCTCACGAACTTCACACTGGCCTTCATGTTTAGCTGTAGCTGTGACGCTAGCCTTCTCCTCAGTTTTTCAACTTATTTATACTCGGACTAAAAGTTACCAG AGCCACCAGAGGATTGTATCAATAGTCATGTCTGTCTCTTTGATGTTGGTGAGCCTTCTGCCGTACTCCCTACACAGATCCACTCCAAATGATGATCTCTCATCTGTGAGCATGTTTGCCATATGTATTGAA GTACGAATGCGTGGCACTTTCATGAGCATCGGCCAGTCTCTCCTGGTGCGAAGACAGTTAGAAATTGAGAAGACCCTGAAGGAAAAGATGATTCACTCAGTCATGCCTCCAAAAGTCGCAGACTGGCTCATGAAGGAAACTGCTgcagaggagaatgatgatgtcaCACACTACAGGGAGGATGGGGCTATACTTAGACCA GTGTCATCTCCACGGCCATCTCACACTAGTGGTTTAGACTCTATGTTCAGACCTTTCAACATGCATGGAATGGACAATGTCAGCATTCTCTTTGCTGATATTGTTGGTTTCACCAGAATGAGCTCAAACAAG ACTGCTGAACAGCTTGTTGACTTGCTAAACGACCTGTTTGGCCGTTTTGATGACCTCTGTCAGAAGCATTGCTGTGAGAAGATTAGCACACTTGGGGATTGCTACTACAGTGTGAGTGGATGCCCTGAGCCCAGACCAGATCATGCTGAGTGCTGTGTAAATATGGGTCTGGCAATGATCGAAGCCATCCGAGAATTTGATATCGATACCAACGAGGATGTAAATATGCGTGTTGGGGTGCACACTGGGAAG GTATTGTGCGGCATTGTGGGTACCAAGAGATTTAAATTTGATGTGTGGTCAAATGATGTGACTTTAGCGAACCAGATGGAATCGACAGGAAAGCCCGGCCAGGTGCACATATCTGATGCAACTCTGACCTTCTTACCAAaagatatgtacataattatagaGGGGTCAGATGTGAAAG GTTACAAAACACACTTCATAACAGGTTACAAATTGAAGCCCATGGACAGAAGAGAAAAGTCCAATGATCACTACAATTCTCATAAG GACAACAAGAAAGCCTCAAGCTTGCCAAACATCCTGGACTGTGGGAAGGAAGCTGATGGAAATGGTAACATGAAAGCCAAGCCAGACCTCGAGGGAACGAAAAGCAGGCGTTCTCTAGCACCAGCGATAGACCTCCCTCGGCTCAGAATACCCAGACTGCCCAGGAGCTCAGATAAAG CCAAAGTTAAAACTGCATCTCTACCAAAGATTGGAAGCAAACAGGAGAATAACAAG TCTGCGGAGTGGAGTGAGCTGTGGAGCGGAGGAGACCTGGAGGAAGGCCTTGGACCAGGGTATGGCAACagcccttccaccctcacccccacctacacctccacccccactaccctTCCACCATCACCACAGCCACCTCCTCCCACGCCCCACACCCCCACTGCACCAGATTTACCCGAGGACACGCTGGCCATGCCACACCTGCCACGGGGAGGACTCCAGAACTCTTGGGGCAGCGTCACTGGCAAGGACCCCAGGAAGGACTCCGGCATCAGAAGTAGACGGTCAAGCATTCAGGCTCAG ataTTTGCGATTAATGGGATGAGTCCAGGAGACTTGTTAACACATCGAGTCAGTGGTTATTATACCTCCAGTCAGTCTTCTGTTGCTGAAAATAAACTGG CTGAAATGGGGGAAAGCGTGAGTGGGGCCGAGCCAAGCAGCATCCCCCTCAACGAGAGCCTCACTCGCTTCCACCAGCTTAGAAAACAGTCTGATCTGGAGCTTATCAAGTGCGTACAGCGTGACACCAACCACCGGCAGTACATCCTGGCCCCGCCTCTCTCTCAGCTGACCCTATTCTTTGTAGACGAAGAGCTTGAAAAACAGTACCGGCAACAGACCCATCAACCGAGACATGACTCTCCCCCAACCTTAGCATCTAGCCACTTCAATACCTATTTTGATATATTGGTTAGTGTACTAGTTTATATTGTAGTCagcttctccctctttgttttgtttccttattcACAAAGCTGGCTTATCCTGTGTCTGCTGTCCACATGTTGGCACTTGCTGCTGTTGGTCGTGTGCTCACCACAAGTTGTCCGTGGTGAGAATTACGTCCCATCCTCATCCCGAACCTATAGCCTGTACAGCAAATTGACACGGTGGCGCCCATGGCATGCATGTGGGGCGTCccttatctgtctccctcttgcGGCTGTCTTCTCAAACTTTTCCTGTTGGTCAATGTGGGTCAGTGGTGATAGATATTCTTTGAAGTTCTTTTGCTACTTAGCATTTGTGGCAACAATACACCTTTGTAACTTCACACAGCTGAATTGTTGGATGAAGAATATTTTAGCATCAATTGGAACAGTAGTTTTGTTGGTTCTGATAGAGCCTTCCTTTTGTATCAGAGAACAAATTAATGGAAATttcaccaatgataataatacagtatCAGAACATGAAGAATATGAAAGCATTGAATACCGTGAAGAAGTAATGGCAGCGGTATTACTCCTTGTGCTAGTTTGGTTCCTCAATCGGGAATTTGAGATAAGCTACAGGTTAAGTTTCCATGGATCAGTAATGGCTATAAAGGATAAGGTCAGAGTGCAGACAATGAAGGACCAGGCAGAGTGGCTGCTGCACAACATCATCCCAAGACATGTGGCTGACTCCATTAAAAGTACTGCTAAATACTCTGAAAACCACAAGGATGTAGCTGTCATGTTTGCATCCATCGTAAACTTTAATGAGCTTTATGATGAGGACTATCTTGGAGGGAAGGAATACCTTCGTGTCCTCAATGAACTAGTCGCTGACATGGATGAACTCCTTTCACAAGATGAATTCAAGAATATTGAGAAGATCAAGACTATAGGAAGTACTTACATGGCAGCAGCAGGGTTAGATGCCAAAGTCAGAGCTGAGAACACAGATGCCCATCAACACATATTTGAATTGGTGGAATTCGCCCTGGCCATGCAGAAGGTAATAGATGATTTCAACCAGGATCTTATTGAGTTCAACCTAATCCTGCGCATTGGCCTAAACTTCGGTGATGTGACGGCTGGTGTCATAGGCACCACCAAATTATACTACGACATTTGGGGAGATGCAGTGAACATTGCCTCTAGAATGGACTCGACTGGGGTACCAGGACGCATACAAGTGAGTGGTGCATGTGCTGCCATCCTCAACAGGCGCTATGAACTGGAGCGCCGTGGACCTGTCTTTGTGAAAGGAAAGGACAACATGGATGTTTATTTGctcaaagggaggaaggatgacaCATGA
- the Ac13E gene encoding adenylate cyclase type 9 isoform X2 yields the protein MVSGSGGHNGGAAGEGGAVLEEEEAIRISLTPHLHALMMASHRRNSCCPLLFERAADTWWDPRFDSEILEGQYQRSSLPTLTVRFRYALIYVIVSSLTWTLYWAISRTSHWPSCLAVAVTLAFSSVFQLIYTRTKSYQSHQRIVSIVMSVSLMLVSLLPYSLHRSTPNDDLSSVSMFAICIEVLLLIYTVIPLPLYLTVIMSLLYTATFEILNGLIIESEIKLICVRLGLHLCIHLIGAHIMIMTQVRMRGTFMSIGQSLLVRRQLEIEKTLKEKMIHSVMPPKVADWLMKETAAEENDDVTHYREDGAILRPVSSPRPSHTSGLDSMFRPFNMHGMDNVSILFADIVGFTRMSSNKTAEQLVDLLNDLFGRFDDLCQKHCCEKISTLGDCYYSVSGCPEPRPDHAECCVNMGLAMIEAIREFDIDTNEDVNMRVGVHTGKVLCGIVGTKRFKFDVWSNDVTLANQMESTGKPGQVHISDATLTFLPKDMYIIIEGSDVKGYKTHFITGYKLKPMDRREKSNDHYNSHKDNKKASSLPNILDCGKEADGNGNMKAKPDLEGTKSRRSLAPAIDLPRLRIPRLPRSSDKAKVKTASLPKIGSKQENNKSAEWSELWSGGDLEEGLGPGYGNSPSTLTPTYTSTPTTLPPSPQPPPPTPHTPTAPDLPEDTLAMPHLPRGGLQNSWGSVTGKDPRKDSGIRSRRSSIQAQIFAINGMSPGDLLTHRVSGYYTSSQSSVAENKLAEMGESVSGAEPSSIPLNESLTRFHQLRKQSDLELIKCVQRDTNHRQYILAPPLSQLTLFFVDEELEKQYRQQTHQPRHDSPPTLASSHFNTYFDILVSVLVYIVVSFSLFVLFPYSQSWLILCLLSTCWHLLLLVVCSPQVVRGENYVPSSSRTYSLYSKLTRWRPWHACGASLICLPLAAVFSNFSCWSMWVSGDRYSLKFFCYLAFVATIHLCNFTQLNCWMKNILASIGTVVLLVLIEPSFCIREQINGNFTNDNNTVSEHEEYESIEYREEVMAAVLLLVLVWFLNREFEISYRLSFHGSVMAIKDKVRVQTMKDQAEWLLHNIIPRHVADSIKSTAKYSENHKDVAVMFASIVNFNELYDEDYLGGKEYLRVLNELVADMDELLSQDEFKNIEKIKTIGSTYMAAAGLDAKVRAENTDAHQHIFELVEFALAMQKVIDDFNQDLIEFNLILRIGLNFGDVTAGVIGTTKLYYDIWGDAVNIASRMDSTGVPGRIQVSGACAAILNRRYELERRGPVFVKGKDNMDVYLLKGRKDDT from the exons ATGGTATCTGGGAGTGGGGGTCACAATGGAGGGGCGGCAGGTGAGGGAGGAGccgtgttggaggaggaggaagccatcagaatctccctcaccccccacctccatgcCCTCATGATGGCCTCACATCGACGCAACTCCTGCTGTCCTCTGCTGTTTGAGAGGGCGGCCGACACTTGGTGGGATCCTAG ATTTGATAGTGAAATCCTTGAGGGTCAGTACCAGAGATCTTCTCTACCAACCCTGACAGTACGGTTCCGCTATGCACTAATATATGTTATAGTGAGCAGTCTTACCTGGACTTTGTATTGGGCAATCTCACGAACTTCACACTGGCCTTCATGTTTAGCTGTAGCTGTGACGCTAGCCTTCTCCTCAGTTTTTCAACTTATTTATACTCGGACTAAAAGTTACCAG AGCCACCAGAGGATTGTATCAATAGTCATGTCTGTCTCTTTGATGTTGGTGAGCCTTCTGCCGTACTCCCTACACAGATCCACTCCAAATGATGATCTCTCATCTGTGAGCATGTTTGCCATATGTATTGAA GTTTTGCTCCTGATCTACACAGTGATCCCCCTGCCCCTCTACTTAACTGTGATTATGTCTTTACTGTACACCGCCACATTTGAAATTCTGAATGGGCTTATTATAGAGAGCGAAATCAAACTGATTTGTGTTCGACTTGGACTGCACCTCTGCATTCACCTGATTGGTGCCCATATCATGATTATGACACAA GTACGAATGCGTGGCACTTTCATGAGCATCGGCCAGTCTCTCCTGGTGCGAAGACAGTTAGAAATTGAGAAGACCCTGAAGGAAAAGATGATTCACTCAGTCATGCCTCCAAAAGTCGCAGACTGGCTCATGAAGGAAACTGCTgcagaggagaatgatgatgtcaCACACTACAGGGAGGATGGGGCTATACTTAGACCA GTGTCATCTCCACGGCCATCTCACACTAGTGGTTTAGACTCTATGTTCAGACCTTTCAACATGCATGGAATGGACAATGTCAGCATTCTCTTTGCTGATATTGTTGGTTTCACCAGAATGAGCTCAAACAAG ACTGCTGAACAGCTTGTTGACTTGCTAAACGACCTGTTTGGCCGTTTTGATGACCTCTGTCAGAAGCATTGCTGTGAGAAGATTAGCACACTTGGGGATTGCTACTACAGTGTGAGTGGATGCCCTGAGCCCAGACCAGATCATGCTGAGTGCTGTGTAAATATGGGTCTGGCAATGATCGAAGCCATCCGAGAATTTGATATCGATACCAACGAGGATGTAAATATGCGTGTTGGGGTGCACACTGGGAAG GTATTGTGCGGCATTGTGGGTACCAAGAGATTTAAATTTGATGTGTGGTCAAATGATGTGACTTTAGCGAACCAGATGGAATCGACAGGAAAGCCCGGCCAGGTGCACATATCTGATGCAACTCTGACCTTCTTACCAAaagatatgtacataattatagaGGGGTCAGATGTGAAAG GTTACAAAACACACTTCATAACAGGTTACAAATTGAAGCCCATGGACAGAAGAGAAAAGTCCAATGATCACTACAATTCTCATAAG GACAACAAGAAAGCCTCAAGCTTGCCAAACATCCTGGACTGTGGGAAGGAAGCTGATGGAAATGGTAACATGAAAGCCAAGCCAGACCTCGAGGGAACGAAAAGCAGGCGTTCTCTAGCACCAGCGATAGACCTCCCTCGGCTCAGAATACCCAGACTGCCCAGGAGCTCAGATAAAG CCAAAGTTAAAACTGCATCTCTACCAAAGATTGGAAGCAAACAGGAGAATAACAAG TCTGCGGAGTGGAGTGAGCTGTGGAGCGGAGGAGACCTGGAGGAAGGCCTTGGACCAGGGTATGGCAACagcccttccaccctcacccccacctacacctccacccccactaccctTCCACCATCACCACAGCCACCTCCTCCCACGCCCCACACCCCCACTGCACCAGATTTACCCGAGGACACGCTGGCCATGCCACACCTGCCACGGGGAGGACTCCAGAACTCTTGGGGCAGCGTCACTGGCAAGGACCCCAGGAAGGACTCCGGCATCAGAAGTAGACGGTCAAGCATTCAGGCTCAG ataTTTGCGATTAATGGGATGAGTCCAGGAGACTTGTTAACACATCGAGTCAGTGGTTATTATACCTCCAGTCAGTCTTCTGTTGCTGAAAATAAACTGG CTGAAATGGGGGAAAGCGTGAGTGGGGCCGAGCCAAGCAGCATCCCCCTCAACGAGAGCCTCACTCGCTTCCACCAGCTTAGAAAACAGTCTGATCTGGAGCTTATCAAGTGCGTACAGCGTGACACCAACCACCGGCAGTACATCCTGGCCCCGCCTCTCTCTCAGCTGACCCTATTCTTTGTAGACGAAGAGCTTGAAAAACAGTACCGGCAACAGACCCATCAACCGAGACATGACTCTCCCCCAACCTTAGCATCTAGCCACTTCAATACCTATTTTGATATATTGGTTAGTGTACTAGTTTATATTGTAGTCagcttctccctctttgttttgtttccttattcACAAAGCTGGCTTATCCTGTGTCTGCTGTCCACATGTTGGCACTTGCTGCTGTTGGTCGTGTGCTCACCACAAGTTGTCCGTGGTGAGAATTACGTCCCATCCTCATCCCGAACCTATAGCCTGTACAGCAAATTGACACGGTGGCGCCCATGGCATGCATGTGGGGCGTCccttatctgtctccctcttgcGGCTGTCTTCTCAAACTTTTCCTGTTGGTCAATGTGGGTCAGTGGTGATAGATATTCTTTGAAGTTCTTTTGCTACTTAGCATTTGTGGCAACAATACACCTTTGTAACTTCACACAGCTGAATTGTTGGATGAAGAATATTTTAGCATCAATTGGAACAGTAGTTTTGTTGGTTCTGATAGAGCCTTCCTTTTGTATCAGAGAACAAATTAATGGAAATttcaccaatgataataatacagtatCAGAACATGAAGAATATGAAAGCATTGAATACCGTGAAGAAGTAATGGCAGCGGTATTACTCCTTGTGCTAGTTTGGTTCCTCAATCGGGAATTTGAGATAAGCTACAGGTTAAGTTTCCATGGATCAGTAATGGCTATAAAGGATAAGGTCAGAGTGCAGACAATGAAGGACCAGGCAGAGTGGCTGCTGCACAACATCATCCCAAGACATGTGGCTGACTCCATTAAAAGTACTGCTAAATACTCTGAAAACCACAAGGATGTAGCTGTCATGTTTGCATCCATCGTAAACTTTAATGAGCTTTATGATGAGGACTATCTTGGAGGGAAGGAATACCTTCGTGTCCTCAATGAACTAGTCGCTGACATGGATGAACTCCTTTCACAAGATGAATTCAAGAATATTGAGAAGATCAAGACTATAGGAAGTACTTACATGGCAGCAGCAGGGTTAGATGCCAAAGTCAGAGCTGAGAACACAGATGCCCATCAACACATATTTGAATTGGTGGAATTCGCCCTGGCCATGCAGAAGGTAATAGATGATTTCAACCAGGATCTTATTGAGTTCAACCTAATCCTGCGCATTGGCCTAAACTTCGGTGATGTGACGGCTGGTGTCATAGGCACCACCAAATTATACTACGACATTTGGGGAGATGCAGTGAACATTGCCTCTAGAATGGACTCGACTGGGGTACCAGGACGCATACAAGTGAGTGGTGCATGTGCTGCCATCCTCAACAGGCGCTATGAACTGGAGCGCCGTGGACCTGTCTTTGTGAAAGGAAAGGACAACATGGATGTTTATTTGctcaaagggaggaaggatgacaCATGA